The Agromyces hippuratus genome has a window encoding:
- a CDS encoding thymidylate synthase: MAETISTPYEDLLRDVLEHGAVKTDRTGTGTRSVFGRQLRFDLSAGFPLVTTKRVHFKSIAYELLWFLQGSSNVGWLREHGVTIWDEWADSAGELGPVYGVQWRSWPTPSGEQIDQISEVIEQIRTNPDSRRLIVSAWNPADIPSMALAPCHALFQFYVADGKLSCQLYQRSADLFLGVPFNIASYALLTHMIAAQTGLEVGDFVWTGGDCHIYDNHVEQVTEQLTREPFAPPTLRLARTPDSVFDYEYEDFIVEGYQHHPPIRAAVAV, encoded by the coding sequence ATGGCCGAGACGATCTCAACCCCGTACGAAGACCTGCTGCGCGACGTGCTCGAGCACGGCGCCGTCAAGACCGATCGCACGGGCACCGGCACGCGCAGCGTGTTCGGCCGCCAGCTGCGATTCGACCTCTCAGCGGGCTTCCCTCTCGTCACGACGAAGCGGGTGCACTTCAAGTCGATCGCCTACGAGCTGCTGTGGTTCCTGCAGGGCTCGTCGAACGTCGGCTGGCTGCGCGAGCACGGCGTCACCATCTGGGACGAGTGGGCCGATTCCGCGGGCGAGCTCGGCCCCGTCTACGGCGTGCAGTGGCGGTCGTGGCCGACGCCGTCGGGCGAGCAGATCGACCAGATCTCCGAGGTCATCGAGCAGATCCGCACGAACCCCGACTCGCGCCGGCTCATCGTCTCGGCGTGGAACCCCGCCGACATCCCGTCGATGGCGCTCGCGCCCTGCCACGCGCTGTTCCAGTTCTACGTGGCCGACGGCAAGCTCTCGTGCCAGCTCTACCAGCGCAGCGCCGACCTCTTCCTCGGCGTGCCGTTCAACATCGCCTCGTACGCCCTGCTGACGCACATGATCGCGGCGCAGACCGGGCTCGAGGTCGGCGACTTCGTCTGGACCGGCGGCGACTGCCACATCTACGACAACCACGTCGAGCAGGTGACCGAGCAGCTCACCCGCGAGCCGTTCGCGCCGCCCACCCTGCGGCTGGCTCGCACGCCCGACTCGGTCTTCGACTACGAGTACGAGGACTTCATCGTCGAGGGCTACCAGCACCACCCGCCGATCCGCGCGGCCGTCGCGGTATGA
- a CDS encoding efflux RND transporter periplasmic adaptor subunit yields MPGGPYARATRRRSAVGVWRKWIFPTVRIVLVAVIAIALAKLAFFPDRAEAETETLTPTGSVAEPQVVVARGSIANDVVLTGTVNADAAAPVKATATGTVDEVFVAAGQKVTAGQKIYDIKVPDEPEPVEAAPGPDGAPVMTTPEPTFHFEKVLAPSAGVLSSLDVIAGQPVATGDVTGQVAPPTFNVTATLSPEQQYRLTSAPTEAVVTIAGGPAPFTCGGLVISTPLSGSGAGAGGAGAAGGAGGTGEATSGGTTVRCSVPGDVRVFPGLSAQAKISAGSADDVLVVPVTAVEGGAETGVVWLVTPEGERVEQPVKLGLSDGTQVEVVEGVAEGDQVLEFVPGAPGGTGEESCVQAPDGMMMCGTLTK; encoded by the coding sequence ATGCCCGGCGGCCCCTACGCCCGGGCGACCCGACGAAGGAGTGCCGTGGGCGTCTGGCGCAAGTGGATCTTCCCGACCGTTCGCATCGTGCTGGTGGCGGTGATCGCGATCGCATTGGCGAAGCTCGCGTTCTTCCCCGATCGCGCCGAGGCCGAGACCGAGACGCTCACGCCCACGGGCAGCGTGGCCGAGCCGCAGGTCGTGGTGGCGCGTGGTTCGATCGCGAACGACGTCGTGCTCACGGGCACGGTCAACGCGGATGCCGCGGCTCCCGTCAAGGCCACGGCCACGGGCACGGTCGACGAGGTGTTCGTCGCTGCGGGGCAGAAGGTCACCGCCGGGCAGAAGATCTACGACATCAAGGTGCCTGACGAGCCGGAACCGGTCGAGGCCGCACCCGGGCCCGACGGTGCGCCGGTGATGACCACCCCCGAGCCGACCTTCCACTTCGAGAAGGTGCTCGCGCCGTCGGCCGGAGTGCTGTCGTCGCTCGACGTCATCGCGGGCCAGCCCGTCGCGACGGGCGACGTCACGGGGCAGGTCGCCCCGCCGACCTTCAACGTCACCGCGACGCTCAGCCCCGAGCAGCAGTACCGGCTGACGAGTGCCCCGACCGAGGCGGTCGTGACGATCGCGGGCGGCCCCGCGCCGTTCACGTGCGGCGGGCTCGTGATCTCCACGCCCCTGTCGGGCAGCGGTGCCGGGGCGGGCGGCGCCGGCGCGGCCGGCGGTGCCGGCGGCACGGGCGAAGCGACATCCGGTGGCACCACGGTGCGCTGCTCGGTGCCGGGTGACGTGCGCGTGTTCCCGGGGCTCTCCGCGCAGGCGAAGATCTCGGCCGGCAGCGCCGACGACGTGCTCGTCGTGCCGGTCACGGCGGTCGAGGGCGGTGCGGAGACGGGCGTCGTCTGGCTGGTGACGCCCGAGGGCGAGCGGGTCGAGCAGCCCGTGAAGCTCGGCCTCAGCGACGGCACGCAGGTCGAGGTCGTCGAGGGCGTCGCCGAGGGCGACCAAGTGCTCGAGTTCGTTCCCGGCGCCCCTGGCGGCACCGGCGAGGAGAGCTGCGTGCAGGCCCCCGACGGCATGATGATGTGCGGAACGCTCACCAAATGA
- a CDS encoding ribonuclease J, producing the protein MPDVVIDPAPLEAGTLRIIPIGGLGEVGRNMTSYEIDGKILIVDCGVLFPEEHQPGVDLILPDFGFLKSRIDDIVGVVLTHGHEDHIGAVPYLLKLRGDIPLIGSQLTLALIEAKLKEHRIKPYTLTVKEGGHEQIGPFRLEFIAVNHSIPDALAVAIKTDAGTVLATGDFKMDQLPLDGRLTDLREFARLGEEGVDVFMVDSTNADVPGFTPLERSIGPVLDEVINRAPRRVIVASFSSHVHRVQQVLDAAWANHRRVALLGRSMVRNMTIAADLGYLKVPEGVLIDYKKAGNIPDDEIVYMSTGSQGEPMAVLSRMANRDHQIEIGEGDTVILASSLIPGNENAVYRVIDGLTKLGANVVHKANAKVHVSGHAAAGELLYCYNILKPKNVLPIHGEYRHLFANAKLAQDTGIPEKNTFIGENGTVYDLRGGELSVVGQLDLGFVYVDGSTVGEITDADLKDRRILAEEGFISVIVVVDASTGRVITGPEIHARGFAEDDSVFDDVKPKIIDALAEAARNGVRDSHALSQIVRRVLGGWVNRRLRRRPMLVPLVIEA; encoded by the coding sequence ATGCCCGACGTCGTCATCGATCCCGCCCCGCTCGAGGCCGGAACGCTCCGCATCATCCCCATCGGCGGCCTGGGGGAGGTCGGCCGCAACATGACCAGCTACGAGATCGACGGCAAGATCCTCATCGTCGACTGCGGCGTGCTCTTCCCCGAGGAGCACCAGCCGGGCGTCGACCTGATCCTGCCCGACTTCGGCTTCCTGAAGTCGCGCATCGACGACATCGTCGGCGTCGTGCTCACGCACGGCCACGAGGACCACATCGGTGCCGTGCCGTATCTCCTGAAGCTCCGCGGCGACATCCCGCTGATCGGCTCGCAACTGACGCTCGCGCTCATCGAGGCGAAGCTCAAGGAGCACCGCATCAAGCCGTACACCCTCACGGTGAAGGAGGGCGGGCACGAGCAGATCGGCCCGTTCCGCCTCGAGTTCATCGCCGTCAACCACTCGATCCCCGACGCGCTCGCCGTGGCGATCAAGACCGACGCGGGCACCGTGCTCGCGACCGGCGACTTCAAGATGGACCAGTTGCCGCTCGACGGCCGCCTGACCGACCTGCGCGAGTTCGCGCGGCTCGGCGAAGAGGGCGTCGACGTCTTCATGGTCGACTCCACGAACGCGGATGTCCCGGGCTTCACGCCCCTCGAGCGCTCGATCGGCCCCGTGCTCGACGAGGTCATCAACCGTGCGCCCCGCCGGGTCATCGTCGCGAGCTTCTCGAGCCACGTGCACCGCGTGCAGCAGGTGCTCGACGCCGCGTGGGCGAACCACCGGCGCGTCGCGCTCCTCGGCCGCAGCATGGTGCGCAACATGACGATCGCCGCCGACCTCGGCTACCTGAAGGTGCCCGAGGGCGTGCTGATCGACTACAAGAAGGCCGGCAACATCCCCGACGACGAGATCGTCTACATGTCGACCGGTTCTCAGGGCGAGCCGATGGCCGTGCTCTCGCGCATGGCCAACCGCGACCACCAGATCGAGATCGGCGAGGGCGACACGGTGATCCTCGCGTCGAGCCTGATCCCGGGCAACGAGAACGCGGTCTACCGCGTCATCGACGGCCTCACGAAGCTCGGCGCGAACGTCGTGCACAAGGCGAACGCGAAGGTGCACGTCTCGGGCCACGCGGCCGCCGGCGAGCTGCTCTACTGCTACAACATCCTGAAGCCGAAGAACGTGCTGCCGATCCACGGCGAGTACCGGCACCTCTTCGCGAACGCGAAGCTCGCGCAAGACACCGGCATCCCCGAGAAGAACACCTTCATCGGCGAGAACGGCACGGTCTACGACCTGCGCGGCGGCGAGCTCAGCGTGGTCGGCCAGCTCGACCTCGGGTTCGTCTACGTCGACGGTTCGACCGTCGGTGAGATCACCGACGCCGACCTGAAGGACCGCCGCATCCTCGCGGAGGAGGGCTTCATCTCGGTCATCGTCGTGGTCGACGCCTCGACGGGCCGCGTCATCACCGGGCCCGAGATCCACGCGCGCGGCTTCGCCGAAGACGACTCGGTCTTCGACGACGTCAAGCCGAAGATCATCGACGCCCTCGCCGAGGCCGCTCGCAACGGCGTGCGCGACTCGCACGCGCTGTCGCAGATCGTGCGCCGCGTGCTCGGCGGCTGGGTCAACCGTCGCCTGCGTCGTCGCCCGATGCTCGTGCCGCTCGTCATCGAGGCGTAG
- a CDS encoding TlpA family protein disulfide reductase — MDWLPALATGAALLAAATAIGLVWRSRQGVARSGSGDVVRPDELGVAAFGERATLVQFSTEFCARCPATGRLLTQLAGEHDGATHVEVDLTHRPDLAGRFRVTETPTTLLLDADGAVRARIAGLPRAAVVRERLDDLLRSPHVISG, encoded by the coding sequence ATGGACTGGCTCCCCGCACTCGCGACCGGCGCGGCACTGCTCGCCGCGGCGACCGCCATCGGCCTCGTCTGGCGCTCGCGGCAGGGCGTCGCCCGAAGCGGCTCCGGCGACGTGGTGCGGCCGGACGAGCTCGGCGTCGCCGCATTCGGCGAACGCGCCACGCTCGTGCAGTTCTCGACCGAGTTCTGCGCCCGCTGCCCGGCGACGGGGCGCCTGCTGACCCAGCTCGCGGGCGAGCACGACGGTGCGACCCACGTCGAGGTCGATCTCACGCATCGCCCCGATCTCGCCGGCCGCTTCCGCGTCACCGAGACGCCGACGACACTGCTGCTCGATGCCGACGGCGCGGTGCGCGCCCGCATCGCAGGACTCCCCCGCGCCGCCGTCGTGCGCGAACGACTCGACGACCTCCTGAGGAGCCCCCATGTCATCTCCGGCTGA
- a CDS encoding TIGR01777 family oxidoreductase, whose protein sequence is MRVLVAGASGFIGTALVTALTGDGHEVVRLVRRRAESPDEASWSPAAGIIDFTVMDRVDAVVNLSGASLARLPWSKSYRGQILESRITATRTLADAMRKARQPPTAFLNASAVGYYGDRPGELLTEYSSAGTGFLAEVVGRWESAAGLAPEETRTVVFRSGMVVGHGGAMKRVGTLTRFGVSARLGTGGQHWPWVALDDEVGAIVHLLGSSLSGPVNIAGPTPATADRVMAAMAERMHRPHAFGVPERMLEVALGRAADELLLSSQKVRPQRLIDDGYRFMHATVESAIDAMLAAPRTATR, encoded by the coding sequence ATGCGGGTACTCGTCGCCGGTGCATCCGGATTCATCGGCACCGCGCTGGTCACCGCACTGACCGGCGACGGGCACGAGGTCGTGCGTCTCGTGCGCCGACGCGCTGAGAGCCCCGATGAGGCCTCATGGTCGCCGGCGGCGGGCATCATCGATTTCACCGTCATGGACCGGGTCGACGCGGTCGTGAACCTCTCGGGCGCCTCACTCGCCCGACTGCCGTGGTCGAAGTCCTACCGCGGCCAGATCCTCGAGTCGCGCATCACGGCGACCCGCACCCTCGCCGACGCGATGCGCAAGGCGCGGCAGCCGCCGACGGCCTTCCTCAACGCCTCGGCGGTCGGCTACTACGGCGATCGCCCGGGCGAGCTGCTCACCGAGTACTCGAGCGCCGGCACCGGCTTCCTCGCGGAGGTCGTCGGCCGCTGGGAGTCCGCAGCCGGGCTCGCGCCCGAAGAGACGCGCACCGTCGTCTTCCGCAGCGGCATGGTGGTCGGGCACGGCGGCGCCATGAAACGCGTCGGCACCCTGACCCGCTTCGGCGTCTCGGCCAGGCTCGGCACCGGCGGCCAGCACTGGCCCTGGGTCGCGCTCGATGACGAGGTCGGCGCCATCGTGCACCTGCTGGGTTCGTCGCTCTCGGGCCCGGTGAACATCGCCGGCCCGACACCGGCGACCGCCGATCGCGTGATGGCCGCCATGGCCGAGCGGATGCATCGGCCGCACGCATTCGGTGTGCCCGAGCGCATGCTCGAGGTCGCCCTCGGCCGTGCCGCCGACGAGCTCCTGCTCTCGAGCCAGAAGGTGCGTCCGCAGCGCCTCATCGACGACGGCTACCGATTCATGCACGCCACGGTCGAGTCGGCGATCG
- a CDS encoding endonuclease domain-containing protein encodes MSHWGVADVAAGRVGLVDALAQLLSCIGEDAFFAALESALRLRRLSPVDLVRLRSRIAESRSWLIDLACAESESGLESLMKVRMHRLGVTLAAQVDIVGVGRVDFVVGDRLILEVDGRPGHEGADSRHKDRVRDAVAAAHGFDTLRFDYALVVHDWATVEAAILEKFRRGLHLDGWAEGVRAGAAAV; translated from the coding sequence GTGAGCCATTGGGGCGTAGCGGATGTCGCGGCAGGCCGTGTCGGCCTCGTCGACGCACTCGCACAGTTGTTGTCGTGCATCGGCGAGGACGCATTCTTCGCCGCCCTCGAATCGGCGCTCCGGCTGCGGCGCCTGTCGCCCGTCGACCTCGTCCGACTGAGGTCGCGGATCGCCGAGTCCAGATCATGGCTCATCGACCTGGCGTGTGCGGAGTCGGAGAGCGGACTCGAATCGCTGATGAAGGTGCGGATGCATCGACTGGGGGTCACGCTCGCCGCGCAGGTCGATATCGTCGGCGTCGGTCGCGTCGATTTCGTGGTGGGAGACCGTCTGATCCTGGAGGTCGACGGTCGGCCAGGACACGAAGGCGCGGACAGCCGGCACAAGGACCGCGTGCGAGATGCGGTGGCGGCTGCTCACGGATTCGACACGCTTCGATTCGACTACGCGCTCGTCGTGCACGACTGGGCCACGGTCGAGGCGGCGATCCTCGAGAAGTTCCGTCGCGGGCTGCACCTCGACGGTTGGGCCGAAGGCGTCCGCGCCGGCGCAGCGGCGGTCTGA
- a CDS encoding GNAT family N-acetyltransferase, which yields MAAFTVRPAIPDDGSFLADMVVEAANWRSGGTRPRPTVLADPASRVYVAGWQRPADRGVVAVDGDGRPVGAAWYRLFAADAAAHGFVAVGVPELIIGVRPLWRAQGVGRVLMQSLAETARAAGFARLALSVEHGNFAESLYRSEGFVVVGTGSGRDTMVRSLG from the coding sequence ATGGCGGCATTCACGGTGCGTCCGGCCATCCCCGACGACGGATCATTCCTCGCCGACATGGTGGTCGAGGCGGCGAACTGGCGGTCGGGAGGCACCCGGCCGCGACCGACGGTGCTCGCCGACCCGGCATCGCGCGTGTACGTCGCCGGTTGGCAGCGCCCGGCCGATCGCGGCGTCGTCGCCGTCGACGGCGACGGCCGACCCGTCGGAGCCGCCTGGTACCGGCTCTTCGCCGCCGATGCGGCCGCGCACGGCTTCGTCGCGGTCGGTGTGCCCGAGCTCATCATCGGCGTCCGACCGCTCTGGCGTGCGCAGGGGGTCGGCCGAGTGCTCATGCAGTCGCTCGCCGAGACCGCGCGCGCGGCGGGCTTCGCGCGACTGGCGCTCAGCGTCGAGCACGGCAACTTCGCCGAGTCGCTGTATCGCTCCGAGGGGTTCGTGGTGGTCGGCACCGGCTCCGGACGCGACACGATGGTGCGTTCGCTCGGCTGA
- the dapA gene encoding 4-hydroxy-tetrahydrodipicolinate synthase: protein MTSENPFGQVLVALVTPMTADGEVDWPGVEKHIDDVISAGADGIVVTGTTGETSTLTDPEKIRLVEVGKDVAAGRAKIITGGGSNETAHAIELYKHSERVGADGIMIVTPYYNKPTQAGILTHFRLVADATDLPVILYDIPGRTGVPIKYETILRLAKHPNILAVKDAKGDFSEVSRVLNQTDLMYFSGDDANVLPHLAIGATGLIGVTANIAPAPYRTIVDAVNRGDLATATAAHQQLEPLVRATMTHVPGTVAAKYILHGLGRISSPRVRLPLVGPEEWEAALIEDEIDHVQGIPGVDFHNFRPDRNAAAGGALPKVAGTTR, encoded by the coding sequence GTGACCTCAGAGAACCCCTTCGGACAAGTGCTCGTCGCGCTCGTCACGCCGATGACGGCGGACGGCGAAGTCGATTGGCCCGGGGTCGAGAAGCACATCGACGATGTCATCTCGGCTGGCGCCGACGGCATCGTCGTCACGGGCACCACGGGTGAGACGTCGACGCTCACCGACCCCGAGAAGATCCGTCTGGTCGAGGTCGGCAAGGATGTCGCCGCGGGCCGCGCCAAGATCATCACGGGTGGCGGGTCGAACGAGACCGCGCACGCGATCGAGCTCTACAAGCACTCCGAGCGCGTCGGCGCCGACGGCATCATGATCGTCACGCCGTACTACAACAAGCCCACGCAGGCCGGCATCCTGACGCACTTCCGGCTCGTGGCCGACGCAACCGACCTGCCGGTCATCCTCTACGACATCCCCGGCCGCACCGGCGTACCCATCAAGTACGAGACGATCCTGCGGCTCGCCAAGCACCCGAACATCCTCGCCGTGAAAGACGCCAAGGGCGACTTCTCCGAGGTCAGCCGGGTGCTGAACCAGACCGACCTCATGTACTTCTCGGGCGACGACGCCAACGTGCTGCCGCACCTCGCGATCGGTGCGACGGGGCTCATCGGCGTCACCGCGAACATCGCGCCGGCGCCGTACCGCACGATCGTCGACGCCGTGAACCGCGGCGACCTCGCCACGGCCACGGCCGCCCACCAGCAGCTCGAGCCGCTCGTGCGCGCCACCATGACCCACGTGCCCGGCACGGTCGCGGCGAAGTACATCCTGCACGGCCTCGGCCGCATCTCGAGCCCCCGAGTGCGCCTGCCCCTCGTCGGCCCCGAAGAGTGGGAGGCCGCCCTCATCGAAGACGAGATCGACCACGTGCAGGGCATCCCCGGCGTCGACTTCCACAACTTCCGGCCCGACCGCAACGCCGCCGCCGGCGGCGCACTGCCGAAGGTCGCGGGAACCACCCGCTGA
- a CDS encoding ABC transporter permease, with protein MMGWLTRTATGVVSTIVEALEELRIHRGRVLLSLIGVAVAVCALTTVVGAGAIAEQAGREMQERGGGRPATVQLNPMSQNGSIDPETADAAWRAALERHGIEYASRVGYGGLTVQFADGAVPVSMQVVDPDYGLMHRVRLSEGSWFVDRDADRLAPALIVNEAFWKRLGSPALDTHPTVQLLGRGAATGVVTGVTPAQGEWDTEPTAFILSEGFLPLQPATPDPMMGAYAPAYEMWIPDGSADELTESMKQAFQSELGDGATVDGWRSDYGAMGGDPFLPLKLMVIGVAVVILLLGALGLLTIALVTVRGRIREIGIRRSFGATAGRVFFSVLMETVVGTFVAGVVGVGAAIAIVRSPLMGMALGGADVQDMPGFPIEAALIGIGAAVAVGALAGLLPALGAVRVKVIDAIRF; from the coding sequence ATGATGGGCTGGCTGACCCGAACGGCGACGGGCGTCGTGAGCACGATCGTCGAAGCCCTCGAAGAACTGCGCATCCACCGCGGACGCGTGCTGCTCTCGCTCATCGGGGTCGCGGTCGCCGTGTGCGCGCTGACGACGGTCGTCGGAGCGGGAGCGATCGCCGAACAGGCGGGTCGGGAGATGCAGGAACGCGGCGGCGGGCGCCCGGCCACCGTGCAGCTGAACCCGATGTCCCAGAACGGCTCGATCGATCCCGAGACCGCCGACGCCGCGTGGCGCGCCGCCCTCGAGCGGCACGGCATCGAGTACGCGAGTCGCGTCGGGTACGGCGGCCTGACCGTGCAGTTCGCCGATGGGGCCGTGCCCGTCTCGATGCAGGTCGTCGACCCCGACTACGGCCTCATGCACCGTGTTCGGCTGAGTGAGGGCTCCTGGTTCGTCGACCGGGATGCCGACCGCCTGGCGCCGGCGCTCATCGTGAACGAGGCGTTCTGGAAGCGGCTCGGGAGCCCGGCGCTCGACACGCACCCGACCGTGCAGCTCCTCGGCCGCGGTGCCGCCACGGGAGTCGTCACCGGAGTCACGCCGGCCCAGGGGGAGTGGGACACCGAGCCGACCGCGTTCATCCTCTCCGAGGGCTTCCTGCCGTTGCAGCCCGCGACACCGGATCCCATGATGGGCGCGTACGCCCCGGCGTACGAGATGTGGATTCCCGACGGCTCGGCCGACGAACTCACCGAGTCGATGAAGCAGGCGTTCCAGTCCGAGCTCGGCGATGGGGCCACGGTCGACGGATGGCGCAGCGACTACGGCGCGATGGGGGGCGACCCGTTCCTCCCGCTCAAGCTGATGGTCATCGGCGTCGCGGTCGTCATCCTGCTGCTCGGCGCCCTCGGGCTCCTGACGATCGCGCTCGTGACCGTGCGCGGACGCATCCGAGAGATCGGCATCCGCAGGTCGTTCGGGGCCACAGCGGGGCGCGTGTTCTTCTCGGTGCTGATGGAGACCGTCGTCGGCACCTTCGTCGCGGGTGTCGTCGGAGTGGGTGCGGCGATCGCGATCGTGCGCAGTCCGCTCATGGGCATGGCGCTCGGCGGGGCCGACGTGCAGGACATGCCGGGGTTCCCGATCGAGGCGGCGCTGATCGGCATCGGAGCAGCGGTCGCGGTCGGCGCGCTCGCCGGACTCCTGCCTGCGCTGGGCGCGGTGCGGGTGAAGGTGATCGACGCGATCCGGTTCTGA
- a CDS encoding OsmC family peroxiredoxin, with product MAVTSEATTVWKGTLFEGSGDVALDSSGLASFPVNWKARAEGAEGTTNPEELLAAAHSSCFSMALSLGLAQAGTPAESIQTTAAVTFEAGKGVLGSHLLVSARVPGLTEEQFEALAEDAKKNCPISQALAGVPITIEAELA from the coding sequence ATGGCAGTCACGAGTGAAGCGACCACCGTCTGGAAGGGCACGCTCTTCGAGGGATCGGGCGATGTCGCCCTCGACTCCTCGGGCCTCGCCTCCTTCCCCGTCAACTGGAAGGCCCGCGCCGAGGGCGCGGAAGGCACGACCAACCCCGAGGAGCTCCTCGCGGCAGCGCACTCCTCGTGCTTCTCGATGGCGCTCTCGCTGGGCCTCGCCCAGGCGGGCACTCCGGCAGAGAGCATCCAGACCACCGCGGCCGTCACCTTCGAAGCCGGCAAGGGCGTGCTCGGCAGCCACCTGCTGGTGAGCGCCCGGGTGCCCGGACTCACCGAGGAGCAGTTCGAGGCCCTCGCCGAAGACGCGAAGAAGAACTGCCCGATCTCGCAGGCGCTCGCCGGCGTTCCCATCACGATCGAAGCCGAACTCGCCTGA
- a CDS encoding dihydrofolate reductase: MSEADASAARAPKLGLIWAEAHGGVIGAGGVMPWHLPEDLAHFKAVTLGSPVVMGRKTWDSLPERFRPLPGRANIVVTRNEQWAAEGAVRAGSIDEALAAAAASGPEWIWGIGGGELYARLIDRADRLEVTDLDLDLPGDAYAPSIDLSWRLVDTDDAGTRVSRTGIGYQFRRYDRP, from the coding sequence ATGAGCGAAGCGGATGCCTCGGCAGCGCGGGCACCGAAGCTCGGGCTCATCTGGGCCGAGGCGCACGGCGGGGTGATCGGGGCCGGGGGAGTGATGCCCTGGCACCTGCCCGAAGACCTCGCCCACTTCAAGGCCGTCACGCTCGGCAGCCCCGTCGTCATGGGCCGCAAGACCTGGGACTCGCTGCCCGAGCGATTCCGGCCCCTCCCGGGGCGCGCGAACATCGTCGTCACGCGCAATGAGCAGTGGGCGGCCGAAGGGGCCGTGCGGGCGGGCTCGATCGACGAGGCGCTGGCGGCTGCCGCGGCATCCGGCCCCGAGTGGATCTGGGGCATCGGCGGCGGCGAGCTCTACGCCCGCCTCATCGACCGCGCCGACCGGCTCGAGGTCACCGACCTCGACCTCGACCTCCCCGGCGACGCCTACGCCCCGTCGATCGACCTGAGCTGGCGGCTCGTCGACACCGACGACGCCGGCACGCGGGTCTCCCGCACGGGCATCGGCTACCAGTTCCGCCGCTACGACCGCCCCTGA
- a CDS encoding ABC transporter ATP-binding protein, producing MTLVEARGVGRTVELPDGRPLTILSGVDLTVSEGDRVSIVGRSGSGKSTLLNLLGLLDAPTEGELAFLGHDVRRIGSGARDRLRGSEVGFVFQQFNLLPGRTALENVQTPLLYSGGREFWRRERIARDMLERVGLGERLTTKPERLSGGEQQRVAIARALVRKPRLILADEPTGALDLETGAEVMSLIESVAAETGAALVTITHDPTIAARSNRHFLLRGGRLESADASGTAPDVGAEAEAVDDAEAEAVDDASAATGIGAVA from the coding sequence ATGACCCTCGTCGAAGCACGCGGCGTCGGCCGCACCGTCGAGCTGCCCGACGGGCGGCCGCTCACGATCCTGTCGGGCGTCGACCTCACCGTCTCCGAGGGCGACCGGGTCTCGATCGTGGGCCGTTCGGGTTCGGGCAAGTCGACGCTGCTGAACCTCCTCGGCCTGCTCGACGCGCCGACCGAAGGCGAGCTCGCCTTCCTGGGCCACGATGTGCGCCGCATCGGCAGCGGTGCCCGCGACCGGCTGCGCGGCAGCGAGGTCGGCTTCGTCTTCCAGCAGTTCAACCTGCTGCCGGGGCGAACCGCGCTCGAGAACGTGCAGACGCCGCTCCTCTACTCGGGCGGCCGCGAGTTCTGGCGGCGTGAGCGCATCGCCCGCGACATGCTCGAACGCGTCGGGCTCGGCGAGCGGCTCACGACGAAGCCCGAGCGGCTGTCGGGCGGCGAGCAGCAGCGGGTGGCGATCGCCCGTGCGCTCGTGCGCAAGCCGCGGCTCATCCTCGCCGACGAGCCGACCGGCGCCCTCGATCTCGAGACCGGCGCCGAGGTCATGTCGCTCATCGAATCCGTCGCGGCCGAGACCGGTGCCGCGCTCGTGACGATCACGCACGACCCCACGATCGCAGCGCGATCGAACCGCCACTTCCTGCTGCGAGGCGGCAGGCTCGAATCGGCGGATGCCTCGGGCACGGCCCCGGACGTCGGGGCCGAAGCCGAGGCCGTGGACGACGCCGAGGCTGAAGCCGTCGACGATGCCTCCGCCGCGACCGGGATCGGGGCCGTCGCATGA
- a CDS encoding DUF4395 domain-containing protein yields MSSPAESASSADRAAAGRAPAGIDPRGPRFGAAITATLLLITVVLAIAGADAAAFWLLVAITLLFAWGAFAGIRRHPYGLIFAKLVRPRLEPPAELEDPRPPTFAQGVGFAVGLAGLLLSFLGLEYAVPIAAAIAFFAAFLNAAFDFCLGCQIYLLLARARIVPGV; encoded by the coding sequence ATGTCATCTCCGGCTGAATCGGCATCGTCGGCAGACCGCGCCGCGGCCGGCCGCGCTCCCGCCGGCATCGACCCGCGCGGCCCGCGCTTCGGCGCCGCCATCACGGCGACCCTGCTGCTCATCACCGTCGTGCTCGCGATCGCGGGGGCGGATGCCGCGGCGTTCTGGCTGCTCGTCGCGATCACGCTGCTCTTCGCGTGGGGTGCGTTCGCAGGCATCCGCCGGCATCCGTACGGCTTGATCTTCGCCAAGCTCGTGCGTCCGCGGCTCGAGCCGCCCGCCGAACTCGAGGACCCGCGCCCGCCGACCTTCGCGCAGGGCGTCGGCTTCGCCGTCGGTCTCGCCGGCCTGTTGCTCTCATTCCTCGGCCTCGAGTACGCGGTGCCGATCGCCGCGGCGATCGCCTTCTTCGCGGCATTCCTCAACGCCGCCTTCGACTTCTGCCTCGGCTGCCAGATCTACCTGCTGCTCGCTCGGGCGAGGATCGTGCCGGGAGTCTGA